In Aegilops tauschii subsp. strangulata cultivar AL8/78 unplaced genomic scaffold, Aet v6.0 ptg000770l_obj, whole genome shotgun sequence, one DNA window encodes the following:
- the LOC120976931 gene encoding small ribosomal subunit protein uS2m-like, producing MTMLSIVCTKLLCTNAHLGRRVADHHFKVYIRGSRNGIAILDSDKTLICLRNALHFIGSPSRQKGRSFFLKTNHLFIYEITEEMASYLRSYLRNVNSHCFDDSQWKIGAFLTNSFANKKKFRSRKKKINFGLNQQPDCVVILNADRKSSVILEADRSQIPIPSLVDSTIPWESYKRITYPIPANDPIQFVYLFRHSIMKTVILEQNAISREAQSLRVTLSTGKSAGGMRSACYSTSSSSPIDEEENRAKALLEMRKKYPSGDGADADANARKAVLQAISKNTFFFVELITRFGPIDSESDRGVAGSHLAFAHRIEEILEFNGKSSGSLKDLIDLKLDLEDASKREEILLPYFSSKKEAKS from the coding sequence ATGACAATGCTTTCGATAGTCTGTACTAAATTACTTTGTACGAATGCACATCTCGGCCGTCGGGTAGCTGATCACCATTTCAAAGTCTATATCCGTGGTTCAAGAAATGGAATTGCTATTCTCGATTCAGACAAGACACTGATTTGTTTACGAAACGCTCTTCATTTTATAGGATCTCCCAGTCGTCAAAAAGGCCGTTCCTTCTTTTTAAAGACCaatcatttatttatttatgagatAACGGAAGAAATGGCGAGCTATTTAAGAAGCTATTTAAGAAATGTGAATTCTCATTGTTTCGATGATTCTCAATGGAAGATCGGGGCGTTTTTGACCAATTCTTTTGCAAATAAAAAAAAATTCCGTTCAAGAAAGAAGAAGATCAATTTTGGGTTGAACCAACAACCTGATTGTGTGGTTATTCTGAATGCAGATAGAAAGTCTTCGGTCATACTGGAAGCTGATCGATCACAAATACCTATTCCATCCTTAGTTGATTCTACGATCCCATGGGAATCCTATAAAAGAATCACTTATCCCATCCCAGCGAATGATCCTATACAGTTCGTATATCTATTTCGTCATTCGATCATGAAAACAGTGATTCTTGAACAGAATGCGATTAGTAGAGAAGCGCAATCTCTCAGAGTCACTTTGAGTACGGGGAAGTCCGCAGGAGGGATGAGATCCGCCTGCTACtccacctcttcttcttccccaatagACGAAGAAGAAAATAGGGCCAAGGCGCTATTGGAGATGCGCAAAAAATATCCATCGGGAGATGGCGCTGACGCTGACGCTAACGCTCGCAAGGCGGTTTTGCAGGCAATTTCTAAAAATACTTTTTTTTTCGTTGAGCTCATAACCCGGTTTGGGCCGATTGACTCTGAGAGCGATCGAGGGGTCGCGGGCTCACACCTTGCTTTTGCGCATAGGATCGAAGAGATCCTAGAATTTAATGGAAAGAGCAGCGGCTCTCTGAAAGACCTCATTGATCTTAAATTGGATTTGGAAGACGCCTCTAAAAGAGAGGAGATTCTACTTCCATATTTTTCCTCAAAAAAAGAGGCAAAGTCCTAG